The Pyrus communis chromosome 2, drPyrComm1.1, whole genome shotgun sequence genome includes a window with the following:
- the LOC137725987 gene encoding ras-related protein RABB1c: MSYAYLFKYIIIGDTGVGKSCLLLQFTDKRFQPVHDLTIGVEFGARMITIDNKPIKLQIWDTAGQESFRSITRSYYRGAAGALLVYDITRRETFNHLASWLEDARQHANANMTIMLIGNKCDLAHRRAVSTEEGEQFAKEHGLIFMEASAKTAQNVEEAFIKTAATIYKKIQDGVFDVSNESYGIKVGYGGIPGPSGGRDGASSQAGGCCS, encoded by the exons ATGTCTTACGCGTATTTGTTCAAGTACATTATCATCGGCGATACTG GAGTTGGAAAATcatgtcttcttcttcagttCACCGACAAGAGGTTTCAGCCAGTGCACGATTTAACTATTGGCGTTGAGTTTGGAGCCAGGATGATCACCATCGACAACAAACCTATCAAGCTCCAAATCTGGGACacg gCTGGCCAAGAGTCTTTCAGATCCATAACACGGTCCTACTATAGAGGGGCAGCTGGTGCCTTGCTTGTCTATGACATCACCAG GAGGGAAACTTTTAATCACTTGGCTAGCTGGTTGGAGGACGCGAGGCAACACGCAAATGCAAACATGACAATTATGCTCATTGGTAATAAGTGCGATCTAGCTCACAGACGGGCTGTGAGCACAGAGGAAGGGGAGCAGTTTGCAAAGGAGCACGGCTTGATCTTCATGGAGGCGTCTGCTAAAACTGCTCAGAATGTTGAGGAG GCATTTATAAAAACTGCTGCAACCATATACAAAAAGATTCAAGATGGAGTGTTTGATGTATCAAATGAG TCTTATGGCATAAAAGTTGGATATGGTGGAATTCCAGGACCATCAGGAGGCAGAGATGGCGCTTCCTCTCAAGCTGGAGGCTGTTGTAGTTGA